In Melitaea cinxia chromosome 11, ilMelCinx1.1, whole genome shotgun sequence, a genomic segment contains:
- the LOC123657650 gene encoding uncharacterized protein LOC123657650, whose protein sequence is MKNKKKSKVKQRLHLLSLKVHLTNIRGLHSNLVAVHHHLETERPHLLFLTETQIGSPADVTYLQYPGYSLEHNFKSHAGVCMFARDDVCCRRLRNLEIPNLSIMWCLLDTGMEQIVYACTYRSHSGDRETTRMFDYLSETADMVQRRHPAAQMVFLGDFNAHHQDWLFPYQNTDHAGREALKFALSLDLTQLVQEATRVPDVDDHTPNCLDLLLTTDPDRSSVSVAASLGTSDHCVVKSVSNFHPLDTGPTGTRRVWRYKSADWDEMRHFFASYPWRQTCFSSSDPSSCEQEISEVIRQGMEYFIPFADVSLDGKIPRWYNAECAEAAARKDSAFAAWAEARTLKSPDITTRKRAFNSAAKSYKRVLKKARFNRIKRIGAQLASHPRGSRAFWSLSKSVEMSFCRPSLPPLLKPDGSLAFTATEKANLLANLFAENSLLDAGSASPPRHPPCDSVMSELRIRQTEVLRVLRNLDVNKLGRRMESKSMHVSGVGFLDW, encoded by the coding sequence AtgaagaacaagaaaaaaagtaaGGTTAAACAGCGGCTGCACCTCCTCTCTCTCAAAGTGCACCTCACCAACATACGAGGATTGCACTCAAATCTCGTTGCAGTCCACCACCACCTGGAGACTGAGAGGCCGCATTTACTTTTTCTTACGGAGACGCAAATTGGTAGCCCAGCAGATGTAACGTACCTGCAGTACCCTGGGTATTCGCtcgaacataattttaaatctcacgCTGGAGTCTGTATGTTTGCTCGTGATGATGTTTGCTGCCGGCGTCTACGTAACTTGGAGATACCTAACCTTTCCATCATGTGGTGTTTATTGGATACGGGCATGGAGCAGATTGTGTATGCCTGTACCTATCGGTCGCATAGTGGTGATCGGGAGACGACTCGGATGTTCGACTATCTCAGTGAGACGGCTGACATGGTCCAACGTCGGCATCCTGCTGCCCAAATGGTATTTCTGGGGGATTTTAACGCTCACCACCAGGACTGGCTGTTCCCATACCAGAATACCGACCACGCCGGGAGAGAGGCGCTCAAATTTGCTCTGTCGCTAGATCTTACCCAGCTAGTCCAAGAAGCAACACGAGTACCCGACGTTGACGACCATACACCTAATTGTTTGGACCTTCTGTTGACAACTGACCCTGACCGGTCCTCGGTATCAGTTGCAGCTTCCCTGGGCACATCTGATCACTGTGTGGTAAAGTCAGTATCTAACTTTCACCCTCTGGATACAGGTCCTACCGGAACCAGACGTGTGTGGCGATATAAGTCGgcagattgggatgagatgcgacACTTTTTTGCATCCTACCCTTGGCGGCAGACTTGCTTCTCTTCCAGTGATCCGTCGAGTTGCGAACAAGAAATATCGGAAGTGATACGTCAGGGGATGGAGTACTTCATTCCATTTGCTGATGTATCACTAGATGGCAAGATCCCTAGGTGGTATAATGCAGAATGTGCCGAAGCTGCAGCCCGTAAGGACTCAGCGTTTGCAGCGTGGGCTGAAGCCCGTACCCTTAAATCTCCGGATATAACTACGAGGAAGAGAGCGTTCAACTCTGCTGCCAAGTCCTACAAAAGGGTTCTTAAAAAAGCTCGTTTCAACCGTATTAAACGCATCGGAGCCCAACTAGCTTCCCATCCACGCGGTAGCAGAGCATTTTGGTCACTCTCCAAGTCGGTTGAAATGAGCTTCTGCCGTCCCTCGCTGCCTCCTCTGCTTAAACCAGATGGATCGCTGGCCTTTACTGCGACAGAAAAGGCTAACCTTTTAGCGAATCTGTTTGCAGAAAATTCGCTCCTTGATGCAGGTAGTGCCTCACCGCCCAGACATCCACCTTGCGACTCTGTTATGTCAGAACTACGCATTCGCCAAACTGAGGTTTTGAGAGTACTCCGTAACTTGGACGTGAATAAg